The following nucleotide sequence is from Halapricum desulfuricans.
GCTGGGGTGCCGTCATCGAGGACTACGAGGCGACCCGAATCGTCCTCGAAGAGATCGTTTCCGAGTGACGCGTCCCCCTATCGCACGATGAAAGCGGTCTCGTCAGTCGCTCCGTGAGACCTGCGTCGACGCGACGTCGTCTGCGTGCCCGGCGAACAGCTCCATCGCCGGTCGGCCCAGCGGGATCGACAGCCCGCTCGTCGCGGCCAGCGCGTGTGCCAGCATGTACGCCCCCCAGCCCAGCAGCGCGAGGAAGCCGATGCCCGGGATCACGGCCGGGAGCAGTCCGAGGTCGTGCAGGCCGGCCGACCCGAGCGCGAGAAAGCCCAGCGGCCCGATCAGGAACTCGAACCACGGCTTCTGCAACAGCGCCAGCGACCACATTCCGAGCAGCGCACCCAGGAACAGCGACCACGTCCCGAAGAAGGGGTTCAGCCCGCCCGCGAGCCCGACCTCGTTCGCCACGAGCATGAATCCGGGGCCCCACATGAACAACATCCCGAACGTCCCCATCAGCGTCCCGCCGGCGGCGTCGCCGCGCTTGAGCGACAGCATGCCGGTCAGCAACTGGAGCAGGCCGCCGACGAACCCGACGACCGCGATCAGCGGGGCCGCACCCGATCCCCACCAGCCCAGAAAGTCCCCCGCGAACGCGAGGTTGATCCCCACCAGCGGGGCCAGCCCGAGCGCGCTCGGGTCGGCCCAGCGTTCGCCGGTCGGATCGATCGTGTCTGCGGTGTCTGTTTCTGACATATGTTGCCTCTATCTGCCATAGCGACACCCGCGACAAAATAGTTCCTATAGTGATATTTTGTCCGCAACGATGATTCTAGTTCACGGTTTTCAATAAACGTCCTTTCGGCGCGCACGGGCAACCGGGCTTAAGGTGCTCCCCCGACTACAGTCAGGTATGCCACGTTTCCGGATCGGCAGCGCGTTCGGGATCCCGATTCAGCTGGATCTGACCTTTCTGATCGTCCTGCCGCTTTTCGCCTGGATCATCGGCGTGCAGGTCGGCGAGACAGCCGCCGTGTTGAACGACGTGTGGGGTGCCGGATTGCCGATCGAACCCCTCGAGGGAGACGTGATTCGGTGGGTCCTCGGTCTGGCGGCCGCCACGGGACTTTTCGTCGGGGTCGTCCTGCACGAACTCGGCCACTCGCTGGTCGCGATCAGGTACGGCTATCCGATCTCCTCGATCACGCTGTGGCTGTTCGGCGGTATCGCACAGCTCGACGAGATGCCCGAAGACTGGCGTCACGAACTACTCATCGCGCTGGCCGGCCCCATTGTCAGCGTCGCGCTCGGCGTCCTCTCGTATCTGGCGTTTCTGGCGGTGCCCGCAAGCAGCAGTGTCGCGCTGGCTTCCGGGAAGTTCCTGCTCGGCTATCTCGCGCTGATGAACGTCGCGCTGGCCGTGTTCAACATGCTTCCCGGCTTTCCGATGGACGGTGGGCGAGTCCTGCGCGCGCTGCTCGCGCGCACTCGCGGGTACGCCCGAGCGACGAAGATCGCCGCGGAGGTCGGCAAGGTGTTCGCGATCCTGCTGGGGCTGTTCGGACTGTTCGGGCCGGGGAGTCTGTTCCTGGTCGCGATCGCCTTCTTCATCTACCTCGGTGCCTCGGGCGAGGCCCAGCAGACGATGATGAAAGCCGCCTTCGAGGGGTTCGAGGTCCGCGATATCATGACCACGGCCGACCGTATCCAGACTGTCGACGCCGGAGACAGCGTCGCGGAGTTGGTCGAACAGATGTTCCGCGAACGACACACCGGCTATCCGGTCGAGCGCGACGGCGAAATCGTCGGGCTGGTCACGCTCGAGGACGCCCGCGCAGTGCGGGATATCGAACGCGAGGCCTATCGCGTCGAGGAGATCATGACGACCGATCTGGAGACCATCGGACCGACCGCCAGCGCCATGGAGGCGATGGAGCGCCTCCAGCGAAACAACATCGGGCGGTTGCTCGTCTACGACGACGGGGAGTTCGTCGGGTTGCTCACCCGTTCGGACCTGCTGACGGCCCTCAACATCATCAAGGAGGGCGGTAGCGTCGGCCGCCAGCCCGTCCCGTCCGAACTGACCGACGAGTCGCTGTCGGCCGAGCGAGACCGGCTTTGAAAACCGCACCGCGTCCACGAGCGCTCATAGTGACCGTTGTACGTCTGTTCCGGATCGACCGCACGAAGTCGTGCGGTCACACCGGTAAATTGTTACAACGGTCACTATCACAGCGGGAGCGAAAACTCCCTGACTGGCACCGACCGACGACTGTCCCAGACGGAGAGTCGATCGGCTGTCCACCGGACCGGGTCGATCTCCCGGCGGGCGAGCCGGCGTGCGCTCGCCAGTTCGCCCCCGCGGGCGATCGTCACGTGTGGCGTGTACTCGTCGCCCTCGATTTCCGCCACGGGATCGAAGGTCTCGCAGAGTCGTTCGTGGAGCCGCTGCAGTCCCGGACTCTCGACGTCGAGATAGACGACGGGACCGGATCCGGACGACGGTGTCTCGAAGAGATCGATCCCAGACACCCGGAGTTCGAACGGCGCGACACCGGACAGAGTTTCACGTGCACGCGCGGCCAGCCGAGCCCCGTCCCCGTCGCCGAGTCGCTTGCAGACTAGCGTGTGCTCTCCCCGCTGACGGGCACGCGCACGCGGTACGTCCCGTGCGAGGTCGCTTGCCAGTCGCGTCACTGCCGACGGCGGCGGGACGTTCAGACTGTACACGGGTTCGAGTTGGCGACCGTCGTGAATAAGCGTCGTGGTCCTACAGGCGATCGAGCAGCCACAGGACGATCAACACGACGATCACCAGGGCGAGCAGCGGCTGAAACGGCCCGAGCAACCAGGCGAGGATGTTGAGGAACTCGCCGACGATTTCCAGGAGGAGCCATACGACGACGAGCACGAGGACGATTTTCAGGAGGTCGTCTGCGTCCATACCAGTAGATGGGTCGGAGACGATGAAAGAAGTTGCGGCCACAGAGACGACTGATCGGTTCGAAAACGCAGGGAGGGAATCGGGCTGGTATCGGTCACGTGGAGGAAGTGGTTTTATCACCGCCAGACCTGTATCGAATATCGAATGCCCACGTTCGAGTTGGACGTGTCGGAAGCGACCGCTCGCGGACTGGCCGTCGAGGCGGACTTGCTCGGGTTCGAGACGCGAGAGGCGTACCTCGAGTGGATCGTCGGACGCCGGTTCGCGATCGACGGCGACGACGAGCGAGCCGCGTTGCTGGCCACCTACGCCGAGCGGGCCGAGGAGATGGATCTCGACAACGTCGAAACGCCGCCGATCGACCGCGAGGTCGAGACCGACCCACCCGCCCCCGACGATCTCGCGACGGTCATGGGGACGAACCTCGCGCCGGACGTCGCCCGGGTCGAAGACGACACCGTGGCCGACAACGCCGATGCGCTCTCGAGCGTGGAGGCCAACCGCTTCAACGAGATCGCGCGCCGGGCGGTCGCACAGACGCGCGAGCGGCTCGGCGACGGCGTCGGCTCCGGCATCGACTACAGTTCGCGGACGGCGATCGACGACGACCGCCGTATCGGCGAGGACATCGCCGATCTCGACGCGATCGAGGTCCCCGGGTACGACGACGAACTGATCGAACGGCGGCGGCGAGCCGTCGGAGCCGCGCTCGCGCTGCTGCGCGACCTCGAATCGGCCAAACGAAGCGACTTCGTCGACGCGCTATACGAAGAGTTCCCCGCCGGCTACGACTCCGAATCGGCATGGTGGGAGTGTGTCAAACAGGGGCTCGAACAGGTCGATCGCGTCAAGCCCGCCCGTGACGGCGGTCACATCTGGAAGTATCGCTCGGTCCCGGGGCGCGTGAAGCGAATCTCGTTTGACGATTGAACCGGGATACCGGTCCGACCGCTGTAAGGCAGTATCGCTGCGGAGCAGACCTACTGCAGTCACTATAGTTCGATTCGTTCGACGATCCGGTTGCCTTGCTGGTGAGTGTTGACTGCGACGATCCGGATGTGCTCTTCCAGCCCGGAATCGCGTAACTTCGCCTTGAGGAGGTTGTCGACCTGATAGACGCCGGCGGCGTTGGTCATCTCGATTTCGACCAGAACGGCGCTGTCTTCGCCCTGCTGGAGGCGCACGTTCTCGATCGCCTGGCTGGAGACTGTGTTGATGCCGCGACCGCCGTGCTCGTAGGGGATCCGCGAGCGTCCGCGTTCCATATCGAGCGCGTCGGCGACCCTGACGACGCCCGCTTCGGTCGTGAGCGGTGTCTCTTCGGTGTCGTGACAGAGGATCGCGTGCAGGATCTCGCCTTTGAGCCTGACGCGCTGTTCGACGTCGTAGTACGGGAGCTCCGGGAGGAACCGATCGAGGACGTCCGCCGCGAGCGGGATCGAGTAGTACGGGTGCTCGTCGCGATGGACGACGTGACCGATGTCGTGAAGCGTCGCGGCGAGCGTGACGATGACCGGTTCGTCGGCCTCTGGGAGGCCCTGGTCGGCCGCGCCGTTGAACTGGACAGCGTCGCGCTTGAGCAGGTCGTAGAGACACAGCGCGCGGTTGCGCACGATGGAAACGTGTTTCTGCCCGTGATCGTTGTACCGCTTGCGTGCTACGGGATTGACGTTCTGAGCCGCCAACAGCGCCTGTATCTCGTCGTCGTCTTCGATCCGCTCGAGAACGTCGTTGACGCGCTCGTCCGGAAACGGATGGTCCGCGTCGGGGTCGTAGACGCGTCCGGCCGTCTCCCCGTCAGTGTCCTGTTCGCTCATACGTGTTCGTTGGTCGCCGGCAAAAAACGCTTGCCGATCCGGGAACCGTGTGTGCCGTCGGTCGCGCGCCGACCGATTTTTGTGTTCTCACGGAGAGAGTCCGAACGGATGCAGACAGATTCCGGCCAGCCGGACGAACGGCGCGGCGTTCGCGAGCAGTTCCGGACGGCGATGATCAGCGGTCTGGCGATCACCGTTCCGATACTGGTGACGCTGTTCGTGTTCAACTTCGCGATGAATCTCCTGCTGGATTCAGTGGGACCACTGGCCGAGCTGTTGCGGATGGTCGGCGTCGGCGGCGGACTCGCCCCTGACGTCGCCGCGCTGGTGACACTGCTCGTGATCGTCTTCGTCGTCGGGTTCGCGACCGAGCGGAGTCGCGCGTCTCGACGGATAGAGCGGGCGTTCAACCGGACTGTCTCCGCGATCCCCGGCATCGGTGCCGTTTACAGTAGCTTCAACGAAATGAGCAGTCTCTTGCTGGACAGCGAGGTCCAGAGTTTCCGGGAAGTCAAACTCGTCGAGTACCCGACCGAAGGATCGTACTGCGTGGCGTTCGTGACTGCCGAAACCTCCCAGAACATCCGCGACGCGACGGGAATCGAGGGGATGACGACGCTTTACCTGCCGATGGCCCCGAACCCGGTCATGGGCGGGTTCGTCGTCCACGTCGACGACGAGAGGGTCTACGACATCGATATGACCGTCGAGGAGGGGATGCGGTCGCTGGTGACCAGCGGCGTTGCCGTAAACAGCGCCGAGGACGTGCCGATCGAAGACGTGCCGGCCGCCGGCGACCAGTCGATCGTCGAGAGCGCTTCCCAGCGGATCAGCGGTTCCGACAGCGAGTGAGACCGATGGGCTGACCCCAGCGACAGTGATACGACCAATGAGCTACGAACTGCGCGAACACACGGCCGATGTCGCCGTCGAGGCCACCGGGGAGACGATCGACGCGGTCTTCGGGGCGGTCGCCGACGGTCTCGCCGCAGCGATGCACGACGACCCGCCCGGAGAAGGCGACCGGTTCGAGCTGACCCGGACGGCCGAATCCCGGGAGGCGCTCCTCTTTGATTATC
It contains:
- a CDS encoding CBS domain-containing protein produces the protein MPRFRIGSAFGIPIQLDLTFLIVLPLFAWIIGVQVGETAAVLNDVWGAGLPIEPLEGDVIRWVLGLAAATGLFVGVVLHELGHSLVAIRYGYPISSITLWLFGGIAQLDEMPEDWRHELLIALAGPIVSVALGVLSYLAFLAVPASSSVALASGKFLLGYLALMNVALAVFNMLPGFPMDGGRVLRALLARTRGYARATKIAAEVGKVFAILLGLFGLFGPGSLFLVAIAFFIYLGASGEAQQTMMKAAFEGFEVRDIMTTADRIQTVDAGDSVAELVEQMFRERHTGYPVERDGEIVGLVTLEDARAVRDIEREAYRVEEIMTTDLETIGPTASAMEAMERLQRNNIGRLLVYDDGEFVGLLTRSDLLTALNIIKEGGSVGRQPVPSELTDESLSAERDRL
- a CDS encoding 2'-5' RNA ligase family protein produces the protein MYSLNVPPPSAVTRLASDLARDVPRARARQRGEHTLVCKRLGDGDGARLAARARETLSGVAPFELRVSGIDLFETPSSGSGPVVYLDVESPGLQRLHERLCETFDPVAEIEGDEYTPHVTIARGGELASARRLARREIDPVRWTADRLSVWDSRRSVPVREFSLPL
- a CDS encoding DUF7554 family protein, with the translated sequence MDADDLLKIVLVLVVVWLLLEIVGEFLNILAWLLGPFQPLLALVIVVLIVLWLLDRL
- a CDS encoding HD domain-containing protein, which gives rise to MSEQDTDGETAGRVYDPDADHPFPDERVNDVLERIEDDDEIQALLAAQNVNPVARKRYNDHGQKHVSIVRNRALCLYDLLKRDAVQFNGAADQGLPEADEPVIVTLAATLHDIGHVVHRDEHPYYSIPLAADVLDRFLPELPYYDVEQRVRLKGEILHAILCHDTEETPLTTEAGVVRVADALDMERGRSRIPYEHGGRGINTVSSQAIENVRLQQGEDSAVLVEIEMTNAAGVYQVDNLLKAKLRDSGLEEHIRIVAVNTHQQGNRIVERIEL
- a CDS encoding DUF502 domain-containing protein; translated protein: MQTDSGQPDERRGVREQFRTAMISGLAITVPILVTLFVFNFAMNLLLDSVGPLAELLRMVGVGGGLAPDVAALVTLLVIVFVVGFATERSRASRRIERAFNRTVSAIPGIGAVYSSFNEMSSLLLDSEVQSFREVKLVEYPTEGSYCVAFVTAETSQNIRDATGIEGMTTLYLPMAPNPVMGGFVVHVDDERVYDIDMTVEEGMRSLVTSGVAVNSAEDVPIEDVPAAGDQSIVESASQRISGSDSE